ACTAAATTGTAAATTCCAAAAAGAATTCCTACCCAATCTCCTGCATCTTGATACGAACTACTACTACTATCTGTGTGTGGCAAACCATAAATGTGTTGCGCAATTGCAGGTGTAGCAAAAACCCACATTCCAAAAAGACCAAACCAAGAAAAAAATTGCACCCAACTTAATTGACGCATTGTTGTAGGCATTTTTTTGAAATCTTCAAAAATATCCATCAAACTAGAACTTTTTTCCTCTTCTTCAGTATCAACAGAATCATTATCAAAACTTGCTAATTCTTCTGGAGAATATTCTGTTGTGGTTGTAATCGTTACTAAAATTGAAATAATTAAAATAATTGCTCCGATAATAAAAGACCAAATTAAATTTGCTGGTACAACACCTTGTGAAGTTTCATTAGAAACGCCAAACCAATTTGTTAAAGCATAAGGAAGCCAAGAACCAATTACAGCTCCAAAACCAATTAAAGCAGTTTGTATACTAAAACCTGCTGTTCTTTGATCTGTTCTTAAATTATCGCCAACTAGAGCTCTAAAGGGCTCCATAGCAATATTAAAAGAAGCATCCATAATCATTAAGAAACCTGCTCCAACCCAAAGTGCTGGTAAAAAGGCAATAAAAATATCTGCTTGTGGCATTAAAACTAAGCCAATAGATGCTAAAATTGCACCCACTAAAAAGTAAGGTTTTCTTCGTCCAAATTTTCCCCAAGTTTTATCGCTATAATAACCAATTATGGGCTGAACAATCAATCCCATTAAAGGTGCTATAATCCAAAACCAAGAAAGTTCGTGAACATCTGCTCCAAAAATTTGTAAAATTCTACTTGCGTTTGCATTTTGCAGTGCAAAACCCATTTGAATTCCTAGAAATCCAAAACTCATGTTCCAGATTTGCCAGAAACTTAATTTACGTTTCTCCATTATCGAATATTATAAAATGAATATTACGATAAGTGTATTAGACTTATCAATTAATAAATTTTGTGGAATGTAATTTATTGATAAATCAGATTAATAAGACAAATATATCTATTTTTTACCTATTTGATAAAAAGTAAATGTAAAATCTACGACGACGGTTTCGTAGATTCTCGTAATTTTAAGTCACTAGAAATGACAATTTTTTTAGGTTTATAAACTTCAGATTCTTTATCAATTCTTTCAATTAAAAGTTCAACAGCCTGTTTACCCATCGTAAAACCATGTTGTGCCATTGTTGTGATAGATGGTGATGAATATTCAGAAATTAAACCATCTGTAAAGCCAATTATAGAAAGGTCTTCAGGTACTTTTAAGCCTTTTTCTTTAGCTATTCTCATAGCGTTTGCAGCATAAATTTCATTTACTGCAAATACACCATCAATACCTTCTACAAAAACCTTTTCTATTTGTTTTTTTATATCTAAACTTTCGTCAATCTCTACAATAAGGTTTTTATCAGCTTTAATATACCCTTCTATTAACGCTTTCTCATAACCTTGCCTTCTTAAAGCCCCTACATTTACATGATTTGGAGTTGTTATTAAAGCGATCTTTTTTCGACCATTTTCTAGTAAATGTTTAGTAGCCTTATAGCCTGCACCAACATCATCTACAACTACTTTATCACATAAAATTTCATCTACAACTCTATCAAATAATACCAATGGAATCTCTTCTGCTACTAAATCTGTAAAATGTTTGTAGTCTTTATTCTTAAGGGTTCCATTTGCTATAGAGACAATTAAACCATCTACACTTCCATTAGATAAAACTCTTAACGTTTCAACTTCTTTCTCATAAGATTCATTAGAAAAACAAACCATTATATGATACCCTTTTTCAATTGCACCTTCTTCTATTCCCATTATAACTGTAGAGAAGAAATGATGTACAATCTTTGGTAAAATAACACCAATAACTTTTGTTTTTTGATTTCGAAGCTGAAGCGCTAAACTATTAGGTTTATAGTTATAAAAATCTGCATAAGCTTGAATTTTCTCTTTCGTTTCTTTACTAATCTCATGACTATCTTTTAAAGCCTTAGAAACCGTTGAAGTAGAAACACCTAATTCTTTGGCGATTGTTTTAATTGTAATTTTTTGCTTCATATTTTATTAAAAGACAAATATTAAGGTTAATTTTTACCAATTTAGTAAAAATTTAATGAAAAAGTTGTCAACACGAAACCGATTTCGTGACTTTTATCATATTGAAAATCTATGCCTTATAGCTACATTTACAAGGTGGAATGTAAGTTTATTGTTAAGTCCAAATCAAATTTACAGTTATTATAACAAATTATACATGAAAAAATTTAAATTATTATTAATTGGAATTCTTTTATCTACTTCGTTTACGATGTTTGCACAACAAACAGTTAATGGTGTAGTAAAAGAAAAAGCAACAGGTGAACCTTTACCTGGTGTTAGTGTAGTGGTTAAAGGCACAACAAGAGGTGCTGAAACCGATTTTGATGGGCAATTTTCTTTAGAGAAAGTAAACACAGGAGATGTTCTTGTATTTAGATATCTAGGATTTGCCGATAAAGAAGTTACAATTAGAAGTAACTTCAACATTAAAGTTGAATTAGATGAATCTGCAGAATCTTTAGAAGAGATCATTATTGTAGGTTATGGTACAACTACTGTAAAAGATGCAACAGGTTCTGTTGAGTCTATTACAGCAAAGGACTTTACTAAAGGTAATATTGTAACTCCTGAAAATTTACTAAGTGGTAGAGTTTCTGGTGTTAGTGTTACTACAAGTGGTGCTCCTGGTTCTGGATCTCAAATTACAATTCGTGGTGGTTCTTCTATTGGAGCTTCAAACAATCCATTAATTATTATTGATGGTTTACCTATTGAGGAAAGCGGAGTTGCTGGGTCTAGAGGTGTGTTAGCAAGTATTAATCCAAATGATATTGAATCATTCTCAGTATTAAAAGATGCTTCTGCAACCGCTATTTATGGTTCTAGAGCTTCTAATGGTGTAATTATCATTACTACTAAGAAAGGTAGAAAAGAGTATACTTTAGATTTAGACATGCAATATACTTTTGGAGAAGTACAAGACAGAATAAATGTTTTTTCTGCTGATGAATTTAGAAATATAGTTACTCAAAAATTACCAGGCGATGTTGGTTTATTAGGTGCTACTAATACAAATTGGCAAGATGAAGTTTTACGCTCTACAGTATCTTCTTTATATAATATTACTGCAAAAGGTCAAATATTTGGAGCAATACCTACTAGATTATCTATGGGATTTGCTAGTCAAGAAGGAGCTGTATTAACATCTCAATTTGATAGAAAAACAATTTCTCTTTCTATGAACCCTTCTTTGTTTAAAGATCATTTAAAAATTAACTTAAACTATAATAGAGCTTTTGAAGACAGTCGTTTTGGTGATTCTGGACAAATTGGTGCAGCTTTACGTTACGATCCTACTCAACCAGTATATGATTCTAGTTCTCCTTTTGGTGGATATTATCAACACAGAACTGGTGATATCGTTTCAAACGGAACACAAAACCCTGTAGCTTCTTTATTATTAGCCAATAATACTGGTTATAACTTTAGACAATATGGTAACTTAAACTTCGATTATAAGTTTCACTTTTTACCAGAATTAAGAGCTGTTGTAAATGCAGGTTTTGATAAAACTAAAGGTTCTACTCAAAATTTAAATAGATTTGATGTAGGAAACGCTGATGCTGTTTTACGTTATGCAGGTACAGAATCAAGAGGAACTCAAGAAAGATCTAATGAATTATTTGACACTTACTTAAATTATGTTAAAGAATTCAAAGACCTTAAATTAGATTTAACTACTGGTTATTCTTACCAACGTTTTGAAAACTTTGGAACAGATACTGGAAACTTAAAAAACCCAGATTCTTTTTCAACTACTTTTGCAGATCCAGATGTTGTAAATATTGGTTTCTTTGGTAGAGCAAAATTCTCATACCTTAAAAAATATTTATTAACGCTTAACTTTAGAAGAGATGGTACTTCTCGTTTTAGTGATGATAACAGATGGGGTAACTTTGGTGGTGCAGCAATTGCTTGGAATATTAGTGATGAAGATTTCTTAAAAGATTCTAAAGTTGTATCTAATTTAAAATTAAGAGCAAGTTATGGTTTAACGGGTCAACAAAATTTACCAGGAGTAAATGACCTATATTTAGATAGATACCGTTTTGGAAACGTAAACTCAAGATACATATTTGGTAATACTCCAGTACAATCTACTATTCCTTCTGTTGTAAACCCAAATTTAAAATGGGAAGAAACAACAACTATTGAATTTGGTGTAGATTATGGTTTATTTGATAATAAATTTACTGGAGCTATAAGTGCTTTCCAAAAAACATCTGACGATTTATTATTTGATGCAGCTTTAGCTGATGGAACAAATTTCGGAAACAGCGCAATTCAAAACATTGGTCAATTACAGATTAAAGGTTTAGAATTTACTATTAATGGAGATATTCTTAAAAGCGAAGATTATAATTGGAACTTTACCTTTAACGCTACGTATTTAGATAGAGAAATTACAGAACTATCAAACAATCAAGATGTTAGAACTGGTGGAACTTCTGGAGGAACAGGTAATACAATTCAATTATTAAGAGAAGGTTTTGCACCAAACTCTTTCCATGTATATAAACAATTATACGACACAGCAGGAAAACCAATTGAAGGTGCTTATGCAGATTTAAATGGTGATGGAATTATTAATGATGATGATAGATATTTAAAAGAAAACCCAAATGCAGATGTTACTTTCGGTTTTCAATCTAATTTTAATTACAAAAATTTTGATTTAGCTTTTAACTTAAGAGCAAGTTTAGGAAATTATGTATATAATAACGTAAACTCTTCTAGATCTCAATTCGAATTATTAAAAGACAATGCCGTTTTAGGAAACATACCAACAGCAGCATTAGACACAGATTTCTTAAGAACATCAGATGTTATTAATTCCGATATTTATATAGAAGATGCTTCTTACTTAAGAATGGACAATGTTACTTTAGGATATACATTTGACAACCCAATTAAAAAATTCTCTTACAGTAGTATTAGAGTATGGGCTGGTGTTCAAAACGTATTTACTATAACAAACTATAGTGGTTTAGATCCAGAAGTGTTTAACGGAATTGATAATTTAATTTATCCAAGATCTAGAAACTTCTTAGTTGGAGCTAACATTAAATTCTAATAAAAACAAGATGAAAAAATATATAAAAACAATTAAAAATCTATTCGTTGTTATCTTTTTAACATCAATAGTTGCTTCTTGTACAAAAGATTTAAATATTGTACCAGAAGATGATCAAACTGTTTTAAGTGAGGCTCTTTTTGAAAATGAAAGTGCTTATTTAGATGTTTTAGCAGGAGTTTATGCTAACTTATCTTTAACAGGAGTTGATGGACCAGGAAGTTCAAATATTCAAGGATTAGACGCAGGTACAAGTCAATATGGTAGAGTTTTACTGTATTTACAAACACTTTCTGCAGATCAAATGATATGGTCTTATGAAAATGATCCTGGAACAAGAGAAATACAACGTAATGTTTGGACAGCTCAAAATCCTTTAATCTTAGGTATGTTTAGTAGAGCAATGGTTTCTGTTGCTTTTTCTAATAATTTTCTTAGAGAAACAACTGCAGCAAAATTAGATGCTAGAAATGTAACTACAGCTACCAGAGCAGAAATTGTAACATATAGAGCTGAAGCAAGATTATTAAGAGCTTTAGCATATTACAATCTTATGGATTTATATGGTAAAGCACCTATGGTGTTAGAATCAGATCCAACCGCAGGTTTTAATCCTCCTCAAGTAGAAAGAGCAGAATTATTTACATTTATAGAAAGCGAATTACTTGCAATTGATGTAGATTTAATGGCTCCAAAAACAAATCAGCATGGTAGAGCAGACAAAGCAGTTGCGTGGATGATTTTAGCTAAAATGTATTTAAATGCAGAAATTTATATCGGACAAGATAAATATACTGAATGTATAGACGCTACTAAAAAAATAATAACAGGTGGTTTCACATTAGCAACTGATTATGCACATTTATTTATGGCAGACAACAATACAAACTCTGCTACTAATGAGATTATTTTTCCTTTAATTTCTGATGGTTTAATTACACAAAACTACGGACCAACAACTATTATGATTAATGGTGAAGTTGGAAGTTTAGAAGTTAATGGTACTGCTTTAGGTGTTGGTGCATCTGGTTGGGGAGGCGCTTTAAGAGTTAGAAAGCAATTTGCTCAATTATTTGATGGAGGTATCTTTTCTGGAGATACAAGAAATACAATTATTTCTGGAACTCGAAGTATCGATATTTCTGATATTTCTGATAAAGATCAAGGATATGTAATAGAAAAGTATTCTAATGCAACCTCAACAGGAGCATTTGGATCAGATCAAACTTTTGTTGATACAGATTTCCCTTTATTTAGATTAGCAGATGTATACTTAATGTATGCAGAAGCTCATTTAAGAGGTGGTTCTGGTGGTTCAAATGCAGATATGGAAACCTATGTAAATGCATTAAGAACAAGAGCAAATAATCCTCAAAATAATTTAACAACAGCAGATATCAGTTTAGATTTTATTCTTGATGAAAGAGCAAGAGAATTACATTGGGAAGCACACAGAAGACAAGATTTAATTCGTTACAACCGTTTTACAGGAGGTAACTATAATTGGGCTTGGAAAGGTAATGGTAGTAATGGTATTTCTTTACCTGCTCACATGAGTATTTACCCAATACCAACTGCAAGTTTAGCTTCTAATCCAAATTTAACTCAAAATGCTGGGTATTAATTTTAAAAACAAATTACAAATGATGAAAAATATTAAAAGATTTTCAGTAATTGGTATTATTGGTTTAGTACTGTTGTTCATACAATCTTGTGATGACACTACTGAAAAATTCACGATATCACAACCAACAGCTCCTATTTTAGCTGAATTAAATTTCACGCAATTAGAATTAGATGCTGTTAACACGTCAAACCCTGCTTTAACATTAAATTGGGATGAAGCAGATTACGGTATTCAAGCCGCTGTAAATTATACTATTCAATTTTCTAAGGATGATACTTTTGCTGAAACAGTAATCGCATCTACCATTACTGGTAAAACGTCAGTTACATTATCTATAAATGAAGTAAATGCTGCTGCAGGAAATGCAGGACTAAATCCTTTTAATTGGTCTAATATTTATGTAAGAATTGTTTCTTCTTTAGGAACTCAAAACAGTGAAACAGCTGCTTCAAATGCAATTATGTTTAGTGTTTATCCTTACTATAATTATGTATATGACGATTATTATTTAGTTGGAGACGCAACTGCTCCAGGTTGGAATAATAATAACAATAATCCAGCTCTTTTTAGAGATGAAACAGATAGTAATACTTTTTATTACACTGGTTTATGGGCAGATAACGGACACTTTAAAGTTCTAGAAACAAAAGGTTTGTGGCATCCACAATTAGGTACAGATGATGGCGTTAAATTTTGGGGAACTACTTTAACAAGTTCATCACCAGAACCAGAAAGACTTCCTTATGGAGGTGGAAATGGTATTCCTGGAGGGTTCTATACTTTAAAAATGAATTTTGCAAGTAAGACTTTTACTTTTGAGGCATATGATGCAACAGGAAAAACAAGTCCTGCTTCATTAGAAATTCAAGGATCTAGTACTGCAAATGTAGCAATGACACCATTGGCTTTTGATGGTCATATTTGGTTTGCAACTGCAATACACTTAACACCCGGTAATATAGAATTTGTTACTGGAGCTAGCGCTAAATGGGGAAGCACTACTTCTTTTTCTGGTGTAGCTACTGATGGTGGTGGTGCCGTACCTGTAATTGTAGAAGATGATTATGATGTATGGTTTAATGATTTAACTGGTCGTTATATCTTCATTCCTTTAAATTTATAATAACTTAATAATAGATATAAAATGAAAACTTATTTAAAAACATTAAGCTACTTATTTTTATCATTGACACTTTTATTAAGTGCCTGTGAAACTGAAGAAAGCTTAACAATAACAAGTCCAGATCCTGTTTTTGAGTTAATAACACCAGGAATTAGCAATGTATTTTTAAACTTTGCTTTGCAAGATAATCCAGCATTTACAATTACATGGAAAGATGAAATTAATACTTCTGCAACTTACAATGTAGAAATGTCTTTAGAAGATACTTTTGCAGCTCCTGTATTATTAGGAAGCACAGACAAAAAGAATTTTACAATGACTGTTGCTGAACTTAATCAAGTATTAGATGACGCTTCTGTACAGTCTTATACAGATACACCTATTTACTTAAGATTAAACACAGGAAGTTCTACTTCTAATATAATTTTATTTCAAGTATCAAAATTTGCTGTAAATCCTCCAGTAATTTCTAGCCCAGATAATTCTTTTTCACAAGTATTGTCGGATGTTAATCCAGATGATACTGCATTAACAATTACGTGGGACGATTCAGAAATTGGAGCAACTAGTAGTTTAGATATTAGCTATGAAATAGAAATGGCTTTAGGAGGAACAAGTTTTGCAACTCCAACTAACATTGGTACAAGTGCAACAACTATGTTTGAAGTTTCTCATAATGATTTAAATGATTTAGTAATTGCAAACGGAGGAAAAGCTGATATAGCAACAGATTTTGATTACAGAATTAAAGCAATTGCAAAATCTGCATCGGGAGATTTAACAAGAACTTCAGACGCAATTACAATTGCATTAACTGCATTTAAAGCAGCAATACCAGACAATTTATTTATGGTAGGAGCTCATAATGGATGGAATAATGCCGATCCAACACAACAATTCTATAATGATGGAAATGGTGTATTTGTAAAAGTACAAGCATTTGATGCAGGTCAAGAATTTAAATTGTTACCTACTTCTGGTTCTTGGGATGGTGATTATGGTGAAGACAAAAACAACGCTGGAAAAATAGTTCAGGATGATGAAAAAAACATCCAAATAGCCACAGCCGGAACTTATGTAGTTATTATTGATTTTAATACACTAAGCTTTAAGTTAGAAAACATAGACACATTGTTTATGGTTGGTTCTCATAATAGTTGGAATAATGCTGATGCAACTCAAGAATTATATACTTCAGGAAACGGTGTTTTCACAAAACTTCAAGCATTTACTCAAGGAGATGAATTTAAAATGCTTCCTACTTCTGGCGATTGGGCTGGAGACTGGGGAGAAAATAAAACCACTTCTGGTAGATTAGAACAAGATGATGAGCAAAATATTAAAATTGAAACTACTGGCACTTATATGGTAACTGTCGATTTTAATACACTTTCTTTTAACCTTTTAGAAGCTCCTGATGCATTACATTTAGTAGGTTCACCAAATGGCTGGGACAATACAACAGCCCCTGCTTTTACAAAAGTATCTGAAGGATTGTTTGAATTAACTCAAACTTTAACTTCAAGTGATGAATTTAAATTCTTACCTGTGCAAGGTTCTTGGGACAATGATTGGGGAGAAAGTAAAAAATATCCTGGAATGATCGTTAGAGATGATGAGAACAATGTGAAATCTCCTGGAGATGGAATATATAAGGTTACAGTAGATTACAATAAAGGAACAGTAACTGTTCAATAATTTTTTAAAACTAAACAAAGGCTATCTATAAAAGGATAGCCTTTGTCTTTTAACAAACTATTTTTATGAAAAAAATTACTTTACTATTATTATTTATAACTTCTTTAGGGTTTAGTCAAGTTACGATTACTCCAAACCCTTTTGAAATAACAGAATCTATAACTATTAGTATAGACGCTAATAGTTCTGCTACAGATTGTAATGGTCTTAGCAACCCAACAAAAGTATACATGCACTCTGGTGTTGGAAACGCTACCAATGCTTGGGGTACAAAAGCAATTGGTAACTGGGGAAAAGATGACGGAGTTGGATTAATGACTTTAAATTCATCTAACAATCGTTGGGAAATTACAATTGTACCAAAAACATATTTTTCTTTAACAGATGCACAAGCAACTAGCATTACCAATATGGGAATGGTTTTTAGAAACGCAACTGGTAATCAAGAAATGAAAGATAATGGTTGTTCTGATTTTATTATTAATGTTGGTTCATTTCAATTAACTTTAAACGCACCTACAACTGCAACAACAGTCTTAAACTCAGGACAAAGTTTATCAATAAGTGCAAACACTTCATTAATTGCAAACTTCACTTTAAAAGCAAATGGTGCTGTTATTAATCAAAAAACAAATGCAACTGCATATAGCTTCTCTCCTACTGTAACTCAAAATACAACGTATATTTTAGAAGCTATTAATAACGGAGAAACAAAAAGCACAACTTTTCAGGCAGTTGTAAAACCAACTGTTACAGAAGCAACTCTTCCTTCAGGAATGAAAGATGGAATTAATTTAAACACTTTAGACAACACAAAAGCTACTTTAGTTTTTTATGCTCCTGGTAAAGATTTTATTCATTTAATTGGTAGTTTTAATAATTGGGAGATAAATGATACTTATTTACTAAAAAAAGACACTGCTAAAAATCGTTTTTGGATTGAACTTACTGGTTTAACACCACAAACAGATTATTCTTATCAATATATAATTGATGCAAATTTAAGAGTTGCAGACCCTTACTCTACTGTTGTTTTAACAGAATCTAATGATCAATATATAAATGCAACTACATACCCTAACTTACCAAGTTACCCTACAGAAAAAACAAATCATGCAGTAACTTTATTAAGAACTGGTGATGCTACTTATGTTTGGCAAAACACTTCATTTACAAAACCTGCAAAAACAGATTTAGTTGTTTACGAAATTTTAATTAGAGATTTTGATGCACTTCATACTTATGATGCTGTAAAAGCAAGGTTAGATTATTTAGAAGAATTAGGTATAAACGCAATAGAATTTATGCCAGTAATGGAATTTGATGGTAATGAATCTTGGGGTTATAACCCTTCTTTTCATATGGCATTAGATAAATACTATGGTAATGCTACTTCTTTTAAGCAATTTATTGATGAATGCCATAAAAGAGGAATCGCTGTTATTATAGATGTTGCCTTTAATCACGCAAGTGGACAAAACCCATATTATAGAATGTGGAATAGTGACAATGGAGGTTATGGTGGTCAAGCAAGTGCAGATAACCCATTCTTTAATCAAACAGCAACACACTCTTATAGTGTTTTTAACGATTTTAATCACTCTAAACAAGCTACTAAAGATTACGTAAAAAGAGTTTCTCAATATTGGATTGATGAATACAAAATAGATGGTTTTAGATGGGATTTAACAAAAGGATTCACTCAAAACTGTTCTTCTGGTGATGCATGTACAAACGAATATCAACAAGACAGAGTTGATATTTTAAAAGAATACGCAGATGATCAATGGGAAATAGACCCAAATTTCTACATTATTTTCGAACATTTGGGTACCAATAACGAAGAAACTCAGTGGGTAAATTATAGACTTAATGAAGGAAAAGGAATTATGGTTTGGGGAAATCACAATCATCAATATAACCAAGCAACAATGGGCTTTGGTAGTGAGGCAGATTTTTCTTGGATTTCTTATAAAAACAGAAATTGGTCTGTACCAGCAAATGTAAGTTATATGGAAAGTCATGATGAAGAACGTTTAATGTACAAAAACCTTCAATTTGGGGGGTCTAATGGAAGTTATAACGTTAAAAATTTAGATACAGCTTTAGAAAGAGAAGAATTGGCAGGTGCATTCTTCTTTACAATTCCTGGTCCGAAAATGATTTGGCAATTTGGTGAATTAGGATATGATATCTCGATTGATCAAGGTGGTAGAACTGGTAATAAACCTATTTTATGGAATTACCTATCAAATGAAGGCAGAAGAGATATTAAAAGCACTTGGTCTAAACTAATTAAACTAAAGTTAAAATATGATATTTTTAAAACATCAGACTTTACCTTAGATGTTGGTAATTCTAACGGATTAAATAAAATTCATTTAACAGATCCAACAGCAGCAGATATTCAAAACGTTGTAGTAATTGGTAACTTTGGCACAACTACTCAAAGTATTTCTCCGTTTTTTCAACAAACTGGTACTTGGTATAATTTATTAGAAGACAATGCTACAATAACTGTTACCAATACAACAGCAGCAATATCTTTAGCTCCAGGAGAATTTAAAGTATTTGCAAATAAACCAGGAACACTTTCAACTGAAAACATCAGTTTAGCAAAAGATTTCTTACAACTATATCCAAACCCTACTTCTACTTCTTTTACATTATCACAAGAAGTACAAGAAGTTCGTCTTTTTGATGTAACAGGTAAACTAGTTCAAAATTTTAGTAAAAACGTTATAAAAAACAACACTTACGAGGTAAATAACTTAAATAAAGGGATTTATTTTATCCGAATTAAGGATAAGAACAATCAAATACAGACAAAAAAATTAATTATTAACTAAATACTTTTTAGCAATTATCTGTTTATATGGTCTTACAATTTCAATAATTTTACCAGCAATAATAGTAATCCTGTTATTATTAAAATTGGTGTATTTTTAATAGTAATAGGTTCATTAACATAAATCATTACAAATAAAAATACAAAGAATAATGGGCAAGAAATTTCTCGTAAAGACCCTCTAAAAAAGATTGGGAATTACGGTAAATATGCTGCTTTAACTGCATTGGGTACTTATCCAATATTAAGTCCACAAAAAGCGCAAGCACAAAGTCCAGAAACTCCTGGAACTGGATTCTAGATATAAAAGTTATAATTATTATTTTAAGAAGGTTAGGTGCTATCAAGCATCTAACCTTCTTTTTTTATTTTAAAAATGTATATTTGTAATAAATCCTCCCTACTTTACTATAAAAAAATTTTATGAGAAAAAATATTTCTAAGATTTTTGAATTTTGGGGAATTCAATACTTAAAAAATAATTTCACCCACATTACTGTTCTAAGTATTACGCTACTTTTGGCTTTTTGTAATGAAACATATTCTCAATCTATACCTCCTACAAGTAGTACTTCAGAAATTTGTGGAGATTGTAACCCCACTAACTGGCAAGATGCAGACATTGCAGAAGATGGTACACCAGACGTCTCTAACAAAGAGAAGGCGGGGGGTAATTTTTTACCTCCACTAACAGGTGGTTCTGTAGGTTATAACGCTACATGGAATATTAGTGGAGCTACAGGAGATCTTCCTTCACCACCAACAGCTATTAATGTACGTTGGATTACGATTAGAGATATTGGTGATGTAAGTGGAAGTGGGCAATTTGAAGAAAATGTTGCTACAACGATTACTGATTTAGTAATAGGTAAACTATACAAAATAAAACTTTACACACTTACCGCCAGATCAATGGAAGATGGTGGATCTGGTACAAATGAATATTACTCAGGAACTTATTTAGATCAATTTGCCTACACAGTAGAAGGTCAACCTAGAAGAGATGTTTTTAATATAACTCAAGATGTTTGGGGCCAAACAACCATTGTTTTTATTGCAACTGCAACTAGTCATAAATTCACACTATTTCCAGGAGTAGGTGCAGGTGGTGGAGATAATTTAGCAACACCTGTTGAAGCTGAATCTTTACACGTAGCTGTTGGTACTGTAGACGCTATAGTTCTTTTAGATTCTGATGGTGATGGTATAGATGATGGAACAGATATTGACGATGATAATGATGGTATTTTAGACACATTAGAAAATATTGGTGGAATCAACCCAAATGCAGATGCAGATGCAGATGGAATTCCAAATTATTTAGATGTAGATAATAATGGTGGTGGTACTTTAGGCGATCTAAATGGAGATGGTGTCCAAGATTATTTTGATTTTGATGGAGATG
The window above is part of the Polaribacter sp. SA4-12 genome. Proteins encoded here:
- a CDS encoding MFS transporter, which encodes MEKRKLSFWQIWNMSFGFLGIQMGFALQNANASRILQIFGADVHELSWFWIIAPLMGLIVQPIIGYYSDKTWGKFGRRKPYFLVGAILASIGLVLMPQADIFIAFLPALWVGAGFLMIMDASFNIAMEPFRALVGDNLRTDQRTAGFSIQTALIGFGAVIGSWLPYALTNWFGVSNETSQGVVPANLIWSFIIGAIILIISILVTITTTTEYSPEELASFDNDSVDTEEEEKSSSLMDIFEDFKKMPTTMRQLSWVQFFSWFGLFGMWVFATPAIAQHIYGLPHTDSSSSSYQDAGDWVGILFGIYNLVSAFYAFALPYIAKKIGRKRTHSISLIIGGLGLLSIYIMPDENWLIVSMIGIGIAWASILAMPYAILAGSISAKKMGVYMGIFNFFIVIPQIINALIGGPLVKYAYNNEAIFALMISGFSFLIAAALVYKVKDVDDVVQTN
- a CDS encoding LacI family DNA-binding transcriptional regulator, with the protein product MKQKITIKTIAKELGVSTSTVSKALKDSHEISKETKEKIQAYADFYNYKPNSLALQLRNQKTKVIGVILPKIVHHFFSTVIMGIEEGAIEKGYHIMVCFSNESYEKEVETLRVLSNGSVDGLIVSIANGTLKNKDYKHFTDLVAEEIPLVLFDRVVDEILCDKVVVDDVGAGYKATKHLLENGRKKIALITTPNHVNVGALRRQGYEKALIEGYIKADKNLIVEIDESLDIKKQIEKVFVEGIDGVFAVNEIYAANAMRIAKEKGLKVPEDLSIIGFTDGLISEYSSPSITTMAQHGFTMGKQAVELLIERIDKESEVYKPKKIVISSDLKLRESTKPSS
- a CDS encoding SusC/RagA family TonB-linked outer membrane protein — encoded protein: MKKFKLLLIGILLSTSFTMFAQQTVNGVVKEKATGEPLPGVSVVVKGTTRGAETDFDGQFSLEKVNTGDVLVFRYLGFADKEVTIRSNFNIKVELDESAESLEEIIIVGYGTTTVKDATGSVESITAKDFTKGNIVTPENLLSGRVSGVSVTTSGAPGSGSQITIRGGSSIGASNNPLIIIDGLPIEESGVAGSRGVLASINPNDIESFSVLKDASATAIYGSRASNGVIIITTKKGRKEYTLDLDMQYTFGEVQDRINVFSADEFRNIVTQKLPGDVGLLGATNTNWQDEVLRSTVSSLYNITAKGQIFGAIPTRLSMGFASQEGAVLTSQFDRKTISLSMNPSLFKDHLKINLNYNRAFEDSRFGDSGQIGAALRYDPTQPVYDSSSPFGGYYQHRTGDIVSNGTQNPVASLLLANNTGYNFRQYGNLNFDYKFHFLPELRAVVNAGFDKTKGSTQNLNRFDVGNADAVLRYAGTESRGTQERSNELFDTYLNYVKEFKDLKLDLTTGYSYQRFENFGTDTGNLKNPDSFSTTFADPDVVNIGFFGRAKFSYLKKYLLTLNFRRDGTSRFSDDNRWGNFGGAAIAWNISDEDFLKDSKVVSNLKLRASYGLTGQQNLPGVNDLYLDRYRFGNVNSRYIFGNTPVQSTIPSVVNPNLKWEETTTIEFGVDYGLFDNKFTGAISAFQKTSDDLLFDAALADGTNFGNSAIQNIGQLQIKGLEFTINGDILKSEDYNWNFTFNATYLDREITELSNNQDVRTGGTSGGTGNTIQLLREGFAPNSFHVYKQLYDTAGKPIEGAYADLNGDGIINDDDRYLKENPNADVTFGFQSNFNYKNFDLAFNLRASLGNYVYNNVNSSRSQFELLKDNAVLGNIPTAALDTDFLRTSDVINSDIYIEDASYLRMDNVTLGYTFDNPIKKFSYSSIRVWAGVQNVFTITNYSGLDPEVFNGIDNLIYPRSRNFLVGANIKF